The following proteins are encoded in a genomic region of Alteromonadaceae bacterium 2753L.S.0a.02:
- a CDS encoding glycine hydroxymethyltransferase, producing MFDKTQTIADFDPDVWQAIVDEGTRQEEHIELIASENYTSPLVMTAQGSKLTNKYAEGYPAKRYYGGCEYVDKVEELAIERAKALFGADYANVQPHSGSQANSAVYAALCAPGDTVLGMSLDHGGHLTHGAKVNFSGKIYNSVQYGLNPETGMVDYEDIAALAREHKPKMIVAGFSAYSQVLDWQKFRDIADEVGAYLMVDMAHVAGLVAAGLYPSPVQIADVTTTTTHKTLRGPRGGIILAKANPEVEKKLNSAVFPGGQGGPLMHVIAAKAVSFKEAMSDDYKAYQQRVVANAKTMAETFIARGFKIVSGGTENHLMLVDLIGKDYSGKDADAALGAANITVNKNAVPNDPRSPFVTSGLRVGTPAVTTRGFGEAEIVELTNWMCDVLESLENGTSEQVIAEIKEKVLAVCKQFPVYG from the coding sequence ATGTTTGATAAAACCCAGACCATTGCAGATTTTGACCCCGATGTTTGGCAAGCGATTGTCGATGAAGGTACCCGTCAGGAGGAGCATATTGAGCTTATTGCTTCTGAAAACTACACCAGCCCGCTGGTGATGACGGCGCAGGGTTCCAAGCTCACCAACAAGTACGCCGAGGGTTATCCCGCCAAGCGTTACTACGGTGGTTGTGAGTATGTCGATAAGGTCGAAGAATTGGCCATTGAGCGTGCCAAAGCGTTGTTTGGGGCAGATTACGCCAATGTGCAGCCGCACTCTGGTTCGCAGGCCAACTCTGCGGTTTATGCGGCACTTTGTGCGCCTGGTGACACGGTATTGGGTATGAGTCTGGACCACGGTGGCCACCTGACTCATGGTGCCAAGGTGAACTTCTCCGGCAAAATCTACAATTCGGTGCAATACGGTCTGAACCCGGAAACCGGGATGGTGGATTACGAAGACATTGCGGCGTTGGCCCGTGAGCACAAGCCCAAGATGATCGTTGCCGGTTTCTCGGCTTACAGTCAGGTGCTCGATTGGCAGAAGTTTCGTGATATCGCCGATGAAGTGGGTGCTTACTTAATGGTGGATATGGCCCACGTCGCGGGTTTGGTGGCGGCCGGTTTGTATCCTTCGCCCGTGCAAATTGCGGATGTTACCACCACGACCACGCACAAAACCCTGCGCGGCCCGCGCGGTGGCATTATTCTCGCCAAGGCGAATCCCGAGGTGGAAAAGAAGCTGAATTCTGCGGTATTCCCGGGTGGTCAGGGTGGCCCATTGATGCACGTTATCGCTGCGAAAGCGGTTAGCTTCAAAGAGGCCATGAGCGACGACTATAAGGCGTATCAGCAGCGAGTCGTTGCTAACGCTAAAACAATGGCGGAAACCTTTATAGCGCGTGGCTTCAAGATTGTTTCCGGCGGTACCGAGAACCACCTGATGCTGGTAGATCTGATCGGTAAAGACTACTCGGGTAAAGATGCTGATGCGGCGCTGGGTGCTGCCAACATCACGGTAAACAAAAACGCAGTGCCTAACGACCCCCGCTCACCTTTCGTAACCAGCGGCCTGCGTGTGGGTACACCCGCCGTGACCACGCGCGGATTTGGCGAAGCTGAAATTGTCGAACTCACTAACTGGATGTGCGATGTGCTCGAAAGCCTTGAAAATGGTACTTCTGAGCAGGTCATTGCCGAAATCAAGGAAAAAGTTCTCGCCGTTTGCAAGCAGTTCCCGGTCTATGGGTAA
- a CDS encoding DegV family protein with EDD domain: MVKTAIIIDSACSLPKQVCDKYGITFVPLTYNVNGTAFSDACDPAQALLTFASGQFDRKNKVFTSAPSSKDFEKAIVAKIKQGYANIIVQTVNRTQGDTYINANEAVGRLKQKLDGKKIALKVMDSRTVFAGQGLMAIETIRRFMKEKSEEEARRKMDKISTKIHTFIIPRSPLVALERSRQRNDTSVSWAQALVASTLGIHPIICNVNDNSSAVGKVWGFEKAADALFNHACTRIEAGLYSPIITVSYGGSVEELRALSGYATLSKLVSERKLKLVPCVASIAAGIYTSVGSLSLGIATDSHSWTG, encoded by the coding sequence ATGGTAAAAACCGCCATCATCATCGACTCCGCCTGCAGCCTCCCCAAGCAAGTCTGCGACAAATATGGCATTACCTTTGTGCCCTTAACTTACAATGTTAACGGTACCGCGTTCAGCGACGCTTGCGATCCGGCTCAGGCGCTGCTGACCTTCGCATCTGGCCAGTTCGATCGTAAAAACAAGGTTTTTACCTCCGCACCCAGCAGCAAGGATTTCGAAAAGGCCATTGTTGCGAAAATCAAGCAGGGCTATGCCAACATCATTGTGCAAACGGTAAACCGCACCCAGGGGGATACCTACATCAATGCCAATGAAGCGGTGGGTCGCCTTAAGCAAAAACTGGATGGTAAGAAGATCGCCTTGAAAGTGATGGATAGCCGCACGGTATTCGCCGGGCAGGGTTTGATGGCGATTGAGACGATTCGGCGCTTTATGAAGGAAAAAAGTGAAGAGGAAGCGCGCCGAAAAATGGACAAGATTTCCACCAAGATTCACACCTTCATTATTCCCCGCTCACCACTGGTGGCGCTGGAGCGTTCGCGGCAGCGCAATGACACCAGCGTAAGTTGGGCGCAGGCCCTGGTGGCAAGCACGCTGGGCATCCACCCCATTATTTGTAACGTTAACGATAATTCCAGCGCCGTTGGCAAGGTATGGGGTTTTGAAAAAGCGGCCGATGCGCTGTTTAATCATGCCTGTACCCGTATCGAAGCCGGTCTTTACAGCCCGATTATCACGGTGAGCTACGGCGGCTCGGTTGAAGAACTGCGCGCGCTATCGGGTTATGCGACTTTGAGTAAACTCGTGAGTGAGCGCAAACTCAAGCTGGTTCCCTGCGTCGCCAGTATTGCCGCCGGTATCTACACCAGTGTCGGGTCACTGTCACTGGGCATCGCCACCGACAGCCACAGCTGGACTGGCTAA
- a CDS encoding cation diffusion facilitator family transporter, which translates to MHSSTLEQLKHSHDFSLQNDAGERRTVYVLVLTAITMVVEIVAGAAFGSMALLADGWHMGTHVAAFLIALFAYRYARRHADDPAYSFGTGKVNVLGGFASAVALAVVALMMVVESLQRFLEPHAIHFNEAIFVAVLGLLVNLASALILQDGHHHAHDHDHDHDHDHDHDHEHHHDHNLSAAYMHVLADALTSVLAIVALLAGKYFAWNWLDPFMGIVGAVIIMRWGYGLVAQTGPVLLDASIRDKKLQSIRNTLESHEDVRICDMHVWRVSGNHYAAIIAVVTHNPQPADYYKALLSDFPELTHLTIEVNCCAELTCQGE; encoded by the coding sequence ATGCATTCTTCTACGCTCGAACAACTTAAGCATTCTCACGATTTTTCGCTGCAAAATGATGCGGGGGAACGTCGCACTGTTTATGTCTTGGTGCTTACCGCCATTACCATGGTGGTGGAAATTGTTGCCGGGGCGGCGTTTGGTTCCATGGCCTTGTTGGCCGATGGCTGGCATATGGGAACCCATGTCGCGGCCTTTTTGATCGCTTTGTTTGCGTATCGCTACGCGCGGCGTCACGCCGATGATCCGGCATACAGTTTCGGCACCGGCAAGGTGAATGTGTTGGGCGGTTTCGCCAGTGCCGTTGCTTTGGCGGTGGTGGCTTTGATGATGGTGGTGGAATCGCTGCAGCGTTTTTTAGAGCCCCACGCGATTCATTTCAATGAGGCGATTTTTGTTGCTGTATTGGGCTTACTGGTAAATTTGGCGAGTGCGCTGATTCTGCAGGATGGGCATCATCATGCTCACGACCACGACCACGACCACGACCACGACCACGACCACGACCACGAACATCATCACGATCACAATCTCAGCGCAGCCTACATGCATGTCTTGGCCGATGCGCTCACGTCTGTGTTGGCGATTGTGGCGCTGCTGGCCGGAAAATATTTTGCTTGGAATTGGCTCGACCCATTCATGGGCATTGTAGGAGCCGTGATTATTATGCGCTGGGGCTACGGCTTAGTGGCGCAAACCGGGCCGGTATTGCTGGATGCCAGTATTCGTGATAAAAAATTGCAAAGTATTCGAAACACGCTCGAAAGTCATGAGGATGTGCGCATCTGCGATATGCATGTGTGGCGCGTGAGTGGCAATCACTATGCGGCAATCATTGCCGTGGTAACGCATAACCCGCAACCCGCAGATTATTACAAGGCATTGTTGAGCGATTTTCCGGAGCTTACCCACCTTACCATTGAAGTTAACTGTTGCGCTGAGCTTACCTGCCAAGGTGAATAA